TTTTTTATTTAATATACCGGTCACCCATTCATTATCTTCCGCAATAACTCTTAAATCATATCCCGGCTTTGACACATCCGCACCGATTTTTCTAGCAAGCGCTAATCCACGCTCAACTGCATGTACCGCCGGGCCATCTTTACTAACCCTTTGCGATACCAACCAACTTAATTCCCGTAGGTTTGCTACCCCCAACCTTTTTTTCCCGCGCGAGAGAATAGACACATAAGCGGATACCGCTAAGCCCTGGAAATCCAGGATATAATCATACTCAGCCTCACGTAAGGTTCTAACAAAAACACTATGTTCTTTAACAACCTCACTTCCCTGCGCTAATGTTCTCGCACGTGACCATTTTTTGCGGTTAAACACCAAGTTTCTCCGCAAATTCGGTACTATCTTAAGAATATCCGCGCATCTATCATCCACGACCCAGTCAATATTAACAGATGGGTAGCTTTTTTTTATTGAATTCACTGCCGGTACTGTATGAATAATATCTCCAATGGAACTCAGTTTAATAACCAAAACGTTATTTATATTATCCATCAATCATCCACTTCCCTGCAGCATTAAAAACTTCTTCAACTGAAATTTTATCAATACAGATACGCAGTTGACAATCCCTCTTCCGGCACGGCGCGCAATTCACTTTTTTGCGTACAACAATATTTTTATCCCCGTAAGGCCCTGTACGGCCAGGATCCGTTGGCCCGATAATCGCTACTACCGGCACACCCAAAGCACCTGCGATATGCATTGGCCCGGCTTCATTACCTATAAACATAACGGACCGTTTCAGCAATGCTGAGTATTGTTTGAGGGTTAACATATTCGCGAAATCCAGCGCTTTAGTTTTCATCAATGCAATCACACTTTCCACTAAACCAACCTCAGCTTTACCCCCAACTTCACCACCCACAAAGACAGGTATTATTTTGTATTGTTCCACCAACTTATCCGCAAGCTCCGCGAACTTTTCCGGTAGCCAACGCCGTGAAGCCCATCCACCTCCTACATGGAAAACCACAACTTTACCCGCGGTATTCACTCCATTTTTTTTCAGTAAATTATCGATAAAAACTCTTTCGTTTTCACTGATATTAATTTCAAATACTTTTTTTGTAATATCCCCGCCAAGATATTTTATGGCTTCAAGATGACGGACAATACAATGCCCGGCATTATCCGCTCTCTTAACTTGTTTAGAAACAATCCAGCTCCCTTCCCGCATACCGTTGGTACTTGAAGAACCGACCTTTAGTTTTGCACCGGCTATCAACGCGATCACAGCAGACTTAAACAACCCGTGGAGGTCAAGTGATAAATCATATTTTCTTGATCTAAGTATTTTCGTGAAATCCGATAACAACTCAGCAGCAAGGCCGTACTTACCAGCGCGTACTGCTTGTATCAACGCAAACCTCGGAAAAATCAGCAGTTGATTTATCGCAGTATTACCTTCTAAAATCTCAGCACAGCGGTCATCCACAACCCAAGTAATATAAGCACCGGGATACAATTCTCTCAATGCTGCCAGCGCGGGTAAACTAAAGACTACATCGCCGATACGGCTTAACTGGATTATTAAAACATTTTTAATTGTGCTACCCCTTTATTTACCTACTACTTAACCTTATATTCCCAGAGTGTCACAAATATATTTACAATTACGTTCAGATGCCCCGCGGAAAGTTTCAACTACACGCACAGCATTATCCCCAAGCGACTTCCGTAACTGCGCATCCTTAAATAAATTAAGCAACTGTGAGTACAGTTCTTCCTCATTATTAACCATAACCCCGGCAGTACTTTTAACCAACTTCTCCGCAGGCTGCTCAAAATTATCCATATATTTCCCGAAAATAACAGGCTTACCCATTGCTGCGGGTTCCAGAACATTATGTCCCCCGGCAGGAACTAAACTACCTCCCACAAATACTACTGTCGCTATGGAATATGCGTGCTTCAATACCCCATAAGTATCAATAATCACACTTTGGCACCCATACTTTTCATCAACGCTTTTTATCTTAGAATAATAATTGTAGCTGACTCCGTATTTAAACAACAGGTCTTCCACCACCCCAACCCGTTCATTATGCCTCAACGCAATAATTAACTTTAATTCCGGATACACTGATAATAACCGGTGATATGTTTCTACTACCAAACTTTCTTCTTTCTCCCGTACACTACCCGCAACAAAAATTAGCTTATCCGGGGTTACCCCAAACGATTTATAGGTTTTAATTTTGTTAGTATTATTCGCTTCACCAACCCGTAACTGGTCAAACTTCATATTACCCGTAACTTCAATAATATCTTTTCCGGCACCTATTTCAATAAATCTCGCGGCATCCGTCTCCCCGCGGGCAAGGATTTTATTAACTTTAGCAAAAACGTTCTTAAAAAAAGGTTTTAGTAATTTATACCAATTCAACGTCCTTGACGATATCCTACCGTTCACAATAACAACTTTTGTTCCATACACCTTACTCCGCTGTATCATATTCGGCCAAATTTCTGTCTCAGTCAATACCAGCACCACGGGCTTCACTGTTTTGTAATAACGGTTAACGCAAAGCATCAAATCTACCGGCGCGTATCCGACACTATCCGCGAGTTTTCGATCCCGCGCAATTTCTCTCGCAGCAGAAGTATTAACCGACAAATGAATATAAATTCTTGATTTAGACATTGACCTCAAGCACCGGATTAACGGTTCCACTGTCTGTACCTCACCGACAGACGCAGCGTGAATCCATACAACCTTAACACCCTCCACTGCGGGAGTAACCTCTGGAAATCCTAACCGCTCAGACAAAGAACTCGCAAACTCTTTGTAGAACCTTCCGGGATTCAGCAAAAGAAAAAGCAGCAATAATACCGGCGCTAAAATAATAAAAATTATACTGTAAATCAGAAACATTCAAGATTTCTCCATAACATTTCTTGTATTAACAACTTCATCCGCTAACTGTGTAATCCTTTTAAGTTCGTTTTGCAACTCAACGGTTTTTGTATTAATATCATCCTCTTTTGTTACAGTAACAGGATTCCCGTAAAACACCACGCCATAATTAAACAATAACGGCAACTGATACAAATCCCATGCTTTCTTAAACAAAACTTTTTTCTTCACTGCTGTTGTAACAGGTATAATTTTGCGTTTAAGCAACCTAGCTGCAACTATAACACCGGATTTTACTTCATCAACAGGACCCCGCGGGCCGTCCACTGCGAACGCGATATCATACTTACCCGCATCCCTAACCATTTCCCGCAGCGCATGTACTCCGCCGCGTGTACTTGACCCGCGGACTATGTTATACCCAAACCCTGACATAATCTTCGCCTGAATATCTCCATCCCGGGAAAGGCTTGTCATAACAACAATTCCTTTCTCTCTATGCGAATGCACAAGCCATGCTTGACGGCCATGCCAAAATGCATAGACAACATTCTTCCCATTTTGATATTCTTCTTCCACAACCTGTTTATTCAAGAACACATTTTTTGATGTGAAGCACACAAGGTTAATATACAACCTGGCAAGTGAGGACAACAAAAATTCGCGCACCATTACTTTGACTGCTTACCTTTGGACTTTGACAGCCAGTATATATAACCAAAAGTCAAGCCTGCCAGATTAGCACCCGCGCATGATCCTAACTCAACACCTATTTTTTCACCGTTGAGCATATCATTAATATACTCTTCAAACACTTTATCTAGAACATATACCGGTTCAGCGAGGTTACAGTCATCCTTTTTTGCTTCTTCTTTCAATAAGTTGATAATAAATGTTGAGGATAACTTATTAGCTTCTTCAATAACAGTGTCAACAAACACTTTTTCACTGATTTCCTGCGGGATTGCATCACTAGATGTAAGTTTGAGTTCATTCCTCCCGAAGTTATAAATAAAAAAACTTATTGCAACAGCTTTCTTCGGTATTTTTGTAGTTTGAAAAAAATCTTTCACCACATCTTTTACCGGTAGAGTTTCGTATACCACCGCAGGTTCAAGCTGTTGTACCAACCCTTCAATATTATCCTTAACACCATCCGGTGCGATGTCAGGATCAAACCCAGGCACACGTTTTTTTAACCCGCGTTCAACATAGTACTGGCTGAGTTTAAGTTTGAACTTCTTAATTTTTTTCACTTTTTGTTTTTATTAGAAGCTAACCCGCGCCTGCGCCATTGTTCCCACTCATACGCGATAGGCATTGCAATGGCTACACTGGAATACGTACCGAACAGTACGCCTATCA
The Elusimicrobiota bacterium DNA segment above includes these coding regions:
- a CDS encoding glycosyltransferase family 9 protein; its protein translation is MDNINNVLVIKLSSIGDIIHTVPAVNSIKKSYPSVNIDWVVDDRCADILKIVPNLRRNLVFNRKKWSRARTLAQGSEVVKEHSVFVRTLREAEYDYILDFQGLAVSAYVSILSRGKKRLGVANLRELSWLVSQRVSKDGPAVHAVERGLALARKIGADVSKPGYDLRVIAEDNEWVTGILNKK
- a CDS encoding glycosyltransferase family 9 protein, encoding MRELYPGAYITWVVDDRCAEILEGNTAINQLLIFPRFALIQAVRAGKYGLAAELLSDFTKILRSRKYDLSLDLHGLFKSAVIALIAGAKLKVGSSSTNGMREGSWIVSKQVKRADNAGHCIVRHLEAIKYLGGDITKKVFEINISENERVFIDNLLKKNGVNTAGKVVVFHVGGGWASRRWLPEKFAELADKLVEQYKIIPVFVGGEVGGKAEVGLVESVIALMKTKALDFANMLTLKQYSALLKRSVMFIGNEAGPMHIAGALGVPVVAIIGPTDPGRTGPYGDKNIVVRKKVNCAPCRKRDCQLRICIDKISVEEVFNAAGKWMIDG
- a CDS encoding 3-deoxy-D-manno-octulosonic acid transferase, which encodes MFLIYSIIFIILAPVLLLLFLLLNPGRFYKEFASSLSERLGFPEVTPAVEGVKVVWIHAASVGEVQTVEPLIRCLRSMSKSRIYIHLSVNTSAAREIARDRKLADSVGYAPVDLMLCVNRYYKTVKPVVLVLTETEIWPNMIQRSKVYGTKVVIVNGRISSRTLNWYKLLKPFFKNVFAKVNKILARGETDAARFIEIGAGKDIIEVTGNMKFDQLRVGEANNTNKIKTYKSFGVTPDKLIFVAGSVREKEESLVVETYHRLLSVYPELKLIIALRHNERVGVVEDLLFKYGVSYNYYSKIKSVDEKYGCQSVIIDTYGVLKHAYSIATVVFVGGSLVPAGGHNVLEPAAMGKPVIFGKYMDNFEQPAEKLVKSTAGVMVNNEEELYSQLLNLFKDAQLRKSLGDNAVRVVETFRGASERNCKYICDTLGI
- a CDS encoding lysophospholipid acyltransferase family protein — translated: MVREFLLSSLARLYINLVCFTSKNVFLNKQVVEEEYQNGKNVVYAFWHGRQAWLVHSHREKGIVVMTSLSRDGDIQAKIMSGFGYNIVRGSSTRGGVHALREMVRDAGKYDIAFAVDGPRGPVDEVKSGVIVAARLLKRKIIPVTTAVKKKVLFKKAWDLYQLPLLFNYGVVFYGNPVTVTKEDDINTKTVELQNELKRITQLADEVVNTRNVMEKS